In one window of Candidatus Angelobacter sp. DNA:
- a CDS encoding response regulator transcription factor, whose product MRILVVEDDDKIASFLVKGLKQSGYAVDRCADGQRASELAQSVSYDAAIVDLMLPKIDGLTLIQQLRAKNVRIPMLILSARASVDDRVRGLQAGGDDYLTKPFAFSELLARIQALIRRATQTTEPTRLTVGNLALDLFTREVQRDGEKIDLQPREFALLEYLMRNQNRVVTKTMILEHIFDYSFDPQTNVVDVLVHRVRGKVDPDKNMIHTIRGVGYVLRPA is encoded by the coding sequence ATGCGCATCCTGGTTGTTGAAGACGACGACAAAATCGCTTCATTCCTCGTCAAGGGATTGAAACAAAGCGGTTACGCCGTCGATCGCTGTGCTGACGGCCAGCGCGCGTCGGAACTCGCGCAATCCGTTTCCTACGATGCCGCTATTGTGGATTTAATGCTCCCTAAAATCGACGGCCTCACGCTCATCCAACAACTCCGCGCCAAAAATGTCCGCATCCCCATGCTGATTCTCAGCGCGCGGGCCTCGGTGGATGATCGCGTGCGCGGCCTCCAGGCCGGCGGCGATGATTATCTCACCAAGCCTTTTGCCTTTTCGGAGCTGCTGGCGCGCATTCAAGCCCTCATTCGCCGCGCGACCCAAACCACTGAGCCGACCCGCCTGACCGTCGGAAACCTTGCGCTGGATTTGTTCACGCGCGAAGTGCAACGCGACGGCGAAAAAATCGATCTGCAACCGCGCGAATTTGCGCTTCTGGAATATTTGATGCGGAATCAGAATCGCGTCGTTACCAAAACGATGATTCTCGAGCATATTTTTGATTACAGCTTCGATCCGCAAACAAATGTCGTGGATGTGCTCGTGCACCGGGTCCGTGGGAAAGTGGACCCGGACAAAAACATGATCCATACGATTCGAGGTGTTGGTTATGTCCTTCGGCCTGCTTAA